From the Excalfactoria chinensis isolate bCotChi1 chromosome 1, bCotChi1.hap2, whole genome shotgun sequence genome, one window contains:
- the SOCS2 gene encoding suppressor of cytokine signaling 2: protein MTLRSAESLRSAGGAGPRWGRPGAAEAAAPAAEECREAAQLVAAMEELRRAGWYWGNMSVAEAKERLQDAPEGTFLVRDSSHSEYLLTISVKTSAGPTNLRIEYQDGKFRLDSITCVRSRLKQFNSVVHLIEYYVLMCKDRTETPSNGTVHLYLNKPLYTSAPSLQHRCRITINKCTNQIWELPLPTRLKEYLKEYRYQV, encoded by the exons ATGACCCTGCGCTCCGCCGAGTCCCTGCGGAGCGCGGGGGGCGCCGGGCCGCGTTGGGGGCGCCCCGGGGCGGCGGAGGCGGCCGCGCCCGCCGCCGAGGAGTGCCGGGAGGCGGCTCAGCTGGTGGCGGCCATGGAGGAGCTGCGGCGCGCAG GGTGGTACTGGGGCAACATGAGCGTTGCCGAAGCCAAGGAGAGGTTGCAGGATGCCCCCGAAGGGACTTTTTTGGTTAGGGACAGTTCTCATTCCGAGTATCTGCTGACCATCTCGGTCAAAACCTCGGCAGGACCGACCAACCTGCGCATCGAGTACCAGGACGGCAAGTTCAGGCTGGACTCCATCACCTGCGTCAGATCGAGGCTCAAGCAGTTCAACAGCGTCGTGCACTTGATCGAGTACTACGTTCTGATGTGCAAGGACAGAACCGAAACGCCTTCGAATGGGACGGTCCACCTCTACTTGAACAAACCCCTGTACACGTCAGCCCCGTCTCTGCAACACCGCTGCAGAATAACTATAAACAAATGTACAAACCAGATCTGGGAGCTGCCGTTGCCAACAAGGCTAAAAGAGTACTTGAAAGAGTACCGGTACCAGGTATAA